Proteins encoded by one window of Candidatus Nitrosocosmicus hydrocola:
- the wrbA gene encoding NAD(P)H:quinone oxidoreductase, which produces MSDRPAKILVLFYSRYGNTVKMAEEIAYGAKELSNVSVTLRRIADDVPTEIISQNPEWSKVVEDMNNRFPTSSIDDLVKILPNYDAIIFGSPTRFGNMAAPLKALWDRTSKLWMDGALVGKLGSVFTGAASVHGGQETTAISMMFPMLHHGMIIVGVPYSVPELSESGSPYGPSRIVGPMANKQIDDADIKVARALGKRVAQLTQKLFKD; this is translated from the coding sequence ATGTCTGATAGACCGGCAAAAATACTCGTTTTGTTTTATTCAAGATATGGTAATACTGTAAAGATGGCTGAAGAAATAGCATATGGTGCCAAGGAATTGTCAAACGTGAGCGTAACTCTTCGCAGAATTGCAGATGATGTACCAACAGAAATTATCTCTCAGAATCCAGAATGGTCTAAAGTTGTAGAAGATATGAACAATAGATTTCCAACAAGCAGTATAGATGACTTGGTCAAAATATTACCCAATTATGACGCAATTATTTTTGGTTCACCAACTAGATTTGGAAACATGGCTGCGCCCTTGAAAGCCTTATGGGATAGAACAAGCAAACTTTGGATGGATGGAGCTCTTGTCGGCAAGTTGGGTTCGGTATTTACAGGCGCTGCATCAGTTCATGGTGGTCAGGAAACAACTGCTATTTCGATGATGTTTCCAATGCTTCATCATGGAATGATAATTGTGGGGGTTCCATATTCTGTTCCTGAACTGTCAGAGAGTGGTAGTCCGTATGGTCCAAGTAGAATTGTTGGACCAATGGCAAACAAGCAAATTGATGATGCAGACATTAAGGTGGCAAGAGCGTTAGGAAAGCGAGTAGCACAATTGACTCAAAAACTCTTCAAAGATTAA
- a CDS encoding creatininase family protein, protein MSKKNYMLENMNAVEVNKHQNSKSIAFVLIGSCENHGDHLPFGSDSLFPVSLVQLVLDSILNAKSEEDKDHNFIVLPIVPYGVSIHHCDYQMTISLRSSTMISLIEDLLKSLASNGIRRVIILNGHDGNIAPAETAARNIKNEYPDMVIACLESWWTLVGQKNKNAFDVWEGLGHGGEAETSALLAVRPDLVNLSLAPEQTIPNLPGEDIRIYWKFNELTATGSTGAPKLATVEKGEEIIRILTKVILDFLEKMDSNDWKYGISAISGK, encoded by the coding sequence ATGTCAAAAAAAAATTACATGCTTGAAAATATGAATGCAGTCGAGGTAAACAAACATCAGAATTCAAAATCAATAGCTTTTGTGTTAATTGGATCATGTGAAAACCATGGTGATCATCTTCCTTTTGGATCCGATTCTCTTTTTCCAGTCAGTTTGGTACAGTTAGTTTTAGATAGTATTCTAAATGCTAAATCTGAAGAAGATAAAGATCATAATTTCATTGTGTTACCTATTGTTCCTTATGGCGTGAGCATACATCACTGCGATTATCAAATGACTATTAGTTTAAGATCCTCTACAATGATAAGTTTGATAGAAGATCTTCTCAAAAGCCTTGCTTCAAATGGAATTAGGCGTGTCATTATCTTAAATGGTCACGACGGTAATATCGCTCCAGCAGAAACCGCTGCAAGAAATATCAAAAATGAATATCCTGATATGGTGATAGCATGTTTGGAATCTTGGTGGACTTTGGTTGGCCAAAAAAATAAGAATGCTTTTGACGTGTGGGAAGGACTTGGTCACGGCGGTGAAGCCGAAACATCGGCCTTACTCGCTGTAAGACCGGATTTAGTCAACTTGAGTTTGGCCCCTGAGCAAACTATTCCAAATCTACCTGGGGAAGATATTCGAATATATTGGAAATTCAATGAACTTACTGCTACTGGTTCGACCGGCGCACCTAAATTGGCAACGGTAGAAAAGGGAGAAGAAATTATAAGAATTCTTACAAAGGTTATACTTGATTTTTTGGAAAAAATGGATTCAAATGATTGGAAATATGGGATCTCCGCTATTAGTGGCAAATAA
- a CDS encoding trimeric intracellular cation channel family protein: MVEIFSILNFYYPQIILYLDYFGTVAFAVTGAFKAIEQKSDLVGVVILSTIAGLSGGIIRDVLFGRFPPAALSDPTYFLLTISTGIVLFFSYHKLKKHWNVFLKCDAIGLGVFTIIGATMAYAIFGPNLLLITFAGLITATGGGILRDVFVNEIPLVFVRELYATASFGGVVVFYVLILLADPVVAAIAGIVTATGIRLLAMKYDWNLPRARVS; encoded by the coding sequence ATGGTCGAAATATTTTCTATTTTGAATTTTTACTATCCTCAAATTATTCTATATCTTGATTATTTCGGCACAGTTGCATTTGCTGTAACCGGAGCATTTAAAGCAATTGAACAAAAGTCTGACCTAGTTGGTGTAGTGATTTTATCAACTATTGCAGGTTTGTCCGGAGGCATAATAAGAGATGTACTGTTTGGCAGATTTCCTCCGGCCGCCTTATCAGATCCTACGTATTTCCTGCTTACGATATCTACTGGTATTGTATTGTTTTTTTCTTATCACAAGCTAAAAAAACACTGGAATGTATTTCTAAAATGCGATGCGATTGGTCTAGGGGTCTTCACTATTATAGGTGCTACTATGGCTTATGCAATCTTTGGGCCAAATTTACTTTTAATAACTTTTGCAGGATTGATTACTGCCACTGGTGGAGGCATATTAAGAGATGTATTTGTTAATGAGATTCCTTTGGTTTTTGTGAGGGAGTTGTATGCAACTGCAAGTTTTGGAGGGGTAGTCGTCTTTTATGTGCTGATACTTCTGGCCGACCCAGTGGTTGCGGCCATTGCAGGTATCGTAACCGCTACGGGAATAAGGCTATTGGCTATGAAATATGATTGGAATTTACCCAGAGCCAGAGTGTCATAA
- a CDS encoding DUF1129 domain-containing protein, producing MGIISFLIGLAISTILIYIVTRLLGEKEGLKIALFAALLGSIMFGIINYFFGNGILAAAVGGIIWLVSLKWLYSTGWLKAILIAVVLWIVVAIVGTFLPTFPNPF from the coding sequence TTGGGAATCATTAGCTTCTTAATTGGCCTTGCAATTTCGACTATCTTGATATACATTGTTACAAGGCTACTTGGGGAAAAGGAAGGCCTTAAAATAGCACTCTTTGCTGCACTATTAGGTTCGATAATGTTTGGAATCATAAATTATTTTTTTGGAAACGGCATTCTTGCAGCAGCTGTAGGTGGTATCATTTGGCTCGTTTCCTTAAAGTGGTTATATAGCACAGGATGGCTTAAAGCGATCTTGATAGCGGTGGTACTTTGGATTGTAGTTGCCATTGTGGGCACGTTTTTGCCTACATTTCCTAATCCATTTTAG